A genome region from Clostridium pasteurianum includes the following:
- a CDS encoding ABC transporter permease: protein MKKLESTKNKIYPIATLIVAIMIWEGIVDLKNIPQYIIPSPKDIFGTLISEFGVIMQNAKITIYEALVGFVISIIFAFILAVIMDSFEIIKKALYPILVISQTIPTIAVAPLFIIWFGFGPMPKIVVVVITCFFPIVISLMDGFEKIDKDYINLFTTMKASKLQIFYHLKLPSAMVNLFSGLKIACTYMIMAAVIGEWLGGDNGIGVYMVRAKNAYALDKVFASIIVIVVISILLIYIVDFIGKRIIHWK, encoded by the coding sequence ATGAAAAAGTTGGAAAGTACAAAGAATAAAATATACCCTATAGCTACTTTAATAGTTGCAATTATGATATGGGAAGGCATAGTTGATTTAAAAAATATTCCTCAGTATATAATTCCATCTCCTAAGGATATTTTTGGAACGTTAATTAGTGAATTTGGTGTTATAATGCAAAATGCAAAAATCACAATATATGAGGCACTTGTGGGATTCGTTATATCCATAATATTCGCTTTTATACTTGCAGTTATAATGGACAGTTTTGAAATAATAAAGAAGGCACTTTATCCTATTCTTGTGATATCTCAAACTATACCAACCATAGCAGTTGCACCTTTATTCATAATATGGTTTGGTTTTGGACCAATGCCTAAAATTGTAGTTGTTGTTATAACCTGTTTTTTCCCAATAGTAATAAGTCTTATGGATGGTTTTGAAAAAATTGATAAGGATTATATTAATTTATTTACTACAATGAAGGCATCAAAACTTCAGATATTTTATCATTTGAAACTTCCATCAGCTATGGTGAATTTGTTTTCAGGACTTAAGATAGCTTGTACATATATGATTATGGCAGCTGTAATAGGTGAATGGCTTGGAGGAGACAATGGTATAGGAGTTTACATGGTGAGGGCTAAAAACGCATATGCACTTGATAAAGTTTTTGCTTCAATTATTGTTATAGTGGTTATAAGTATATTGCTAATTTATATTGTAGATTTTATTGGAAAGAGGATAATACATTGGAAATAA
- a CDS encoding MTH1187 family thiamine-binding protein, producing the protein MKPVVNVSLQVLPVVEEERLYSVVDKVIEYIKSTGVKHIVGPMETTMEGDLDTLMDIVKKAQEICINAGSARVASVVKIDYKAEGVTMDEKVGKYKE; encoded by the coding sequence ATGAAACCAGTTGTAAATGTAAGTTTGCAGGTACTTCCAGTTGTGGAAGAGGAAAGATTATATTCAGTTGTTGATAAGGTAATAGAGTACATAAAATCTACAGGGGTAAAACACATAGTTGGTCCAATGGAAACTACTATGGAAGGTGATTTAGATACTCTTATGGACATAGTGAAAAAAGCACAGGAAATATGTATAAATGCAGGTTCAGCGAGGGTTGCATCTGTTGTAAAAATAGACTATAAAGCTGAAGGCGTGACTATGGATGAAAAAGTTGGAAAGTACAAAGAATAA